One segment of Agrococcus sp. ProA11 DNA contains the following:
- a CDS encoding 16S rRNA (uracil(1498)-N(3))-methyltransferase produces the protein MAHCYWHDALAGAAAGDVVTLTGDEAHHAAVVSRMRRGERVLVSDGRGALAEGVIDRAERDGVDVVLQHVALVAVPSPRIGLAQALAKGDRAELAVQASTELGVDALVPWQARRSVVQWKGERGEKSLERWRKVVREAGKQAIRPHLPEVTPVVDTGGLAALADTWQLVVLDPTAAVSIAEVTIDRDVLLIVGPEGGIDPAELEALDAAGATRVRMGDHVLRTSTAGLAAIAALSVRLGRW, from the coding sequence ATGGCCCACTGCTACTGGCACGACGCGCTCGCCGGAGCGGCGGCGGGCGATGTCGTGACGCTGACGGGTGACGAGGCGCATCACGCGGCCGTCGTCTCGCGGATGCGTCGCGGCGAGCGCGTGCTGGTCAGCGACGGCCGAGGGGCGCTCGCCGAGGGCGTGATCGACCGCGCGGAGCGCGACGGCGTCGATGTCGTGCTGCAGCACGTGGCGCTCGTCGCCGTGCCCAGCCCGCGCATCGGGCTCGCGCAGGCGCTCGCGAAGGGCGACCGCGCCGAGCTCGCCGTGCAGGCGTCGACCGAGCTCGGTGTCGACGCGCTCGTGCCGTGGCAGGCGCGCCGCAGCGTCGTGCAGTGGAAGGGCGAGCGCGGCGAGAAGTCGCTCGAGCGCTGGCGCAAGGTGGTGCGGGAAGCTGGCAAGCAGGCGATCCGTCCGCACTTGCCGGAGGTCACCCCGGTCGTCGACACCGGCGGCCTTGCGGCGCTCGCCGACACGTGGCAGCTGGTGGTGCTGGATCCGACCGCTGCCGTCTCGATCGCCGAGGTCACCATCGATCGCGACGTGCTGCTGATCGTGGGTCCGGAGGGCGGCATCGATCCCGCCGAGCTCGAGGCGCTCGACGCCGCCGGTGCGACGCGGGTGCGCATGGGCGACCATGTGCTGCGCACCTCGACCGCGGGCCTCGCGGCGATCGCGGCGCTCTCGGTTCGACTCGGCCGCTGGTGA
- the hrcA gene encoding heat-inducible transcriptional repressor HrcA — protein sequence MVSDRGLDVLRAIVQDYVALREPVGSKSIVERHAFGVSAATIRNDMALLEEEELIAAPHTSSGRIPTDKGYRVFVDRLQRMQPLSHAQRVAITRFLADSVDREDVLDRTARLLSQLTNQVALVQVPLRRHTVVRRVELVAVVEHRLLAVLILDSGRVEQRVVDAQQRIDPEQATALGRALTETVGEHTPAEAIARLAGAAASAPEALRPATGAVAQALGEMLQAGGGDRIVMAGASHLVREERDFQGTVTPVFDAIEEQVTLLRLFDEMGLEGEVATRIGRELTGPLGEASVVTSTYSTDGIEGHIGVLGPTRMDYAGNMAAVRAVARYLTRLLSED from the coding sequence ATGGTCTCGGATCGCGGTCTCGATGTGCTTCGCGCGATCGTGCAGGACTACGTCGCGCTGCGCGAGCCGGTCGGCTCGAAATCGATCGTCGAACGGCACGCGTTCGGCGTCTCGGCGGCGACCATCCGCAACGACATGGCGCTGCTGGAGGAGGAGGAGCTCATCGCGGCTCCGCACACGTCGTCCGGCAGGATCCCCACGGACAAGGGCTACCGGGTCTTCGTCGACCGGCTCCAGCGCATGCAGCCGCTCTCGCACGCTCAGCGCGTGGCGATCACCCGCTTCCTCGCTGACTCCGTCGATCGGGAGGATGTGCTCGACCGCACGGCACGGCTGCTCTCGCAGCTGACCAACCAGGTCGCGCTCGTGCAGGTGCCGCTGCGCCGCCACACTGTGGTGCGCCGCGTCGAGCTGGTCGCAGTGGTGGAGCACCGGCTGCTCGCGGTGCTGATCCTGGACTCCGGGCGAGTCGAGCAGCGCGTCGTCGACGCGCAGCAGCGGATCGACCCGGAGCAGGCGACCGCCCTCGGACGCGCGCTGACCGAGACCGTCGGCGAGCACACGCCCGCCGAGGCGATCGCGCGACTGGCCGGCGCCGCAGCATCCGCGCCCGAGGCGCTTCGACCCGCCACCGGCGCGGTCGCGCAGGCCCTGGGCGAGATGCTGCAGGCGGGCGGTGGCGACCGGATCGTGATGGCGGGAGCCTCGCACCTCGTCCGCGAGGAGCGCGACTTCCAGGGCACGGTGACGCCCGTGTTCGACGCCATCGAGGAGCAGGTCACGCTGCTGCGCCTGTTCGACGAGATGGGCCTCGAAGGCGAGGTCGCGACCCGCATCGGGCGCGAGCTCACCGGCCCACTGGGGGAGGCCTCCGTGGTCACCTCCACCTACAGCACCGACGGCATCGAGGGCCACATCGGGGTGCTGGGACCGACCCGCATGGACTATGCAGGAAACATGGCCGCGGTGCGCGCAGTGGCGCGCTACCTGACGCGGCTGCTGAGCGAGGACTGA
- the lepA gene encoding translation elongation factor 4 → MSPRATKALEPAATSPAQLRNFCIIAHIDHGKSTLADRMLQLTGVVEDRAMRAQYLDRMDIERERGITIKSQAVRMPWELEGETFALNMIDTPGHVDFTYEVSRSLAACEGAILLVDAAQGIEAQTLANLYLAMENDLEIIPVLNKIDLPAADPEKYAGEIARLIGGDPDDVLRVSGKTGEGVAELLDRVVRSVPAPVGDVDGPARAMIFDSVYDTYRGVVTYVRVIDGRLAPRDHIQMMSTGTKHELLEIGVSSPEPKPSKGLAAGEVGYLITGVKDVRQSKVGDTVTTARNAATQALQGYADPKPMVFSGIYPIDGGDYPVLREALDKLKLSDAALVYEPETSVALGFGFRCGFLGLLHLEIITERLRREFDLDLIATAPSVVYQVQTEDRTVHTVTNPSEFPDGKISSIVEPMVRATILAPKDYVGAIMELCQSRRGTLGGMEYLSEDRVELRYRLPLGEIVFDFFDQLKSKTQGYASLDYEVDGEEEGDLVKVDILLQGEQVDAFSAIVHRDKAYAYGVLMAGKLRELIPRQQFEVPIQAAVGARIIARETIRAIRKDVLAKCYGGDITRKRKLLEKQKEGKKRMKMVGRVEVPQEAFIAALSSGETKKDAK, encoded by the coding sequence GTGAGCCCCCGAGCGACCAAGGCACTCGAGCCAGCCGCGACCAGCCCCGCGCAGCTTCGCAACTTCTGCATCATCGCGCACATCGACCACGGCAAGTCGACCCTGGCCGATCGCATGCTGCAGCTGACCGGCGTCGTCGAGGATCGCGCCATGCGCGCGCAGTACCTCGATCGCATGGACATCGAGCGCGAGCGCGGCATCACCATCAAGTCGCAGGCCGTGCGGATGCCGTGGGAGCTCGAGGGGGAGACCTTCGCCCTCAACATGATCGACACCCCCGGCCACGTCGACTTCACCTACGAGGTCTCGCGCTCGCTCGCCGCCTGCGAGGGCGCGATCCTGCTCGTCGACGCCGCGCAGGGCATCGAGGCGCAGACCCTCGCCAACCTCTACCTGGCGATGGAGAACGACCTCGAGATCATCCCGGTGCTCAACAAGATCGACCTGCCGGCCGCCGACCCGGAGAAGTATGCGGGAGAGATCGCCCGCCTCATCGGCGGTGACCCCGACGACGTGCTGCGGGTGAGCGGCAAGACCGGTGAGGGCGTCGCGGAGCTGCTTGACCGCGTGGTGCGCTCCGTGCCCGCACCGGTCGGCGACGTCGACGGCCCCGCGCGCGCCATGATCTTCGACTCGGTCTACGACACCTACCGCGGCGTCGTCACCTACGTGCGCGTCATCGACGGCCGCCTCGCGCCCCGAGACCACATCCAGATGATGTCCACCGGCACCAAGCACGAGCTGCTCGAGATCGGCGTCTCGAGCCCGGAGCCGAAGCCCTCCAAGGGTCTCGCCGCCGGCGAGGTGGGCTATCTCATCACCGGCGTGAAGGATGTGCGGCAGTCGAAGGTCGGTGACACCGTCACGACCGCGCGCAATGCCGCGACCCAGGCGCTGCAGGGCTATGCCGACCCGAAGCCGATGGTCTTCTCCGGCATCTACCCGATCGACGGCGGCGACTATCCCGTGCTGCGCGAGGCGCTCGACAAGCTCAAGCTCTCGGATGCGGCGCTCGTCTACGAGCCGGAGACCTCGGTCGCGCTCGGCTTCGGCTTCCGCTGCGGCTTCCTCGGCCTGCTCCATCTGGAGATCATCACGGAGCGCCTCCGCCGCGAGTTCGACCTCGACCTGATCGCCACGGCCCCGAGCGTGGTCTACCAGGTGCAGACCGAGGACCGCACCGTGCACACGGTGACGAACCCGAGCGAGTTCCCCGACGGGAAGATCAGCTCGATCGTCGAGCCGATGGTGCGCGCGACGATCCTGGCGCCCAAGGACTACGTCGGCGCGATCATGGAGCTGTGCCAGTCCCGCCGCGGCACGCTCGGCGGCATGGAGTACCTCTCGGAGGACCGCGTCGAGCTGCGCTACCGGCTGCCGCTGGGCGAGATCGTCTTCGACTTCTTCGACCAGCTCAAGTCGAAGACGCAGGGCTACGCCTCGCTCGACTACGAGGTCGACGGCGAGGAGGAGGGCGACCTCGTCAAGGTCGACATCCTGCTGCAGGGCGAGCAGGTCGACGCGTTCAGCGCCATCGTGCACCGCGACAAGGCCTATGCCTACGGCGTGCTCATGGCCGGCAAGCTGCGCGAGCTCATCCCCCGGCAGCAGTTCGAGGTGCCGATCCAGGCTGCCGTCGGTGCGCGGATCATCGCCCGCGAGACCATCCGCGCGATCCGCAAGGACGTGCTCGCCAAGTGCTATGGCGGCGACATCACCCGCAAGCGCAAGCTGCTGGAGAAGCAGAAGGAGGGCAAGAAGCGCATGAAGATGGTCGGTCGCGTCGAGGTGCCCCAGGAGGCCTTCATCGCCGCCCTCTCCAGCGGTGAGACGAAGAAGGACGCGAAATGA
- a CDS encoding histidine triad nucleotide-binding protein, protein MAEPTVFEKIVAREIPAEIVLENDRIIAFTDINPQAPMHVLVVPKTAAYRDVVELAAGDPDLLAEIVQVARAIARERAQGDFRLVFNTGELAGQTVFHAHAHVLAGTLGEGSLA, encoded by the coding sequence ATGGCTGAGCCAACTGTGTTCGAGAAGATCGTCGCGCGCGAGATCCCTGCGGAGATCGTGCTCGAGAACGATCGCATCATCGCGTTCACCGACATCAATCCGCAGGCGCCGATGCATGTGCTCGTGGTGCCCAAGACCGCCGCGTACCGCGACGTGGTCGAGTTGGCGGCCGGCGACCCCGATCTGCTCGCCGAGATCGTCCAGGTCGCGAGGGCCATCGCGCGGGAGCGCGCCCAGGGCGACTTCCGCCTCGTATTCAACACCGGCGAGCTCGCCGGGCAGACCGTGTTCCACGCGCACGCGCACGTGCTCGCCGGAACGCTCGGAGAGGGATCGCTTGCCTGA
- a CDS encoding hemolysin family protein, with protein MFATVLFLVATLLVAFGALLAACDAALGVVSRAELHDAAKHSRRSGAMRAIADDLRGHVMTLQFGRIMFETVAAVLITLAVDSLVVEWWITLLIAGGAMIVISFVLVGSSPRAVGRAHALGLLRASAGFIRFWRVLTGPIASLVVTVGDKVTPGRQRETAFGTEAQLLSMVDAAAESAVLEDDDRELIHSIFEFNETLVREVMVPRPDMIVVESDTTAKDALRMFLDNGLSRMPVVGESTDEIDGILYLRDVVRSNTWRPDADETAADLARPAILVPESKKADDTLALMQAERMHVAMVVDEYGGIAGLVTLEDLVEELVGEIHDEHDRGRAEAVDAGDGTWHVSARLQIDELGDLFGLNLDDEDVDTVGGLVQKELGRIAEVGDVVETDGLHIEVRSIDGRGRNAGEMGVWRTSEPDEQTAPEGAA; from the coding sequence ATGTTCGCGACCGTACTCTTCCTCGTCGCGACCCTGCTGGTCGCCTTCGGCGCCCTGCTGGCGGCATGCGATGCGGCGCTCGGCGTGGTCTCTCGCGCCGAGCTCCACGACGCCGCGAAGCACTCCAGGCGCAGCGGCGCGATGCGCGCCATCGCCGACGACCTGCGCGGCCACGTCATGACGCTGCAGTTCGGCCGCATCATGTTCGAGACGGTCGCTGCGGTGCTCATCACGCTCGCCGTCGACTCGCTCGTGGTGGAGTGGTGGATCACGCTGCTCATCGCCGGCGGCGCCATGATCGTGATCTCCTTCGTGCTGGTGGGCTCCAGCCCGCGTGCGGTCGGCCGGGCCCACGCGCTCGGGCTGCTGCGCGCATCCGCCGGGTTCATCCGCTTCTGGCGCGTGCTGACGGGCCCGATCGCCTCGCTCGTGGTGACGGTGGGCGACAAGGTGACGCCGGGGCGGCAGCGCGAGACCGCGTTCGGCACCGAGGCGCAGCTGCTCTCGATGGTCGACGCCGCCGCCGAGAGCGCGGTGCTCGAGGACGACGATCGCGAGCTGATCCACTCGATCTTCGAGTTCAACGAGACGCTCGTGCGCGAGGTGATGGTGCCGCGGCCCGACATGATCGTGGTCGAGAGCGACACGACCGCGAAGGATGCGCTGCGCATGTTCCTCGACAACGGGCTCTCGCGCATGCCCGTGGTGGGGGAGTCGACCGACGAGATCGACGGCATCCTCTATCTGCGCGATGTGGTGCGCAGCAACACCTGGCGACCCGACGCCGACGAGACCGCGGCCGATCTCGCGCGGCCGGCGATCCTCGTGCCGGAGTCGAAGAAGGCCGACGACACCCTCGCTCTCATGCAGGCGGAGCGGATGCACGTGGCGATGGTCGTCGACGAGTACGGCGGCATCGCCGGCCTCGTGACGCTGGAGGATCTGGTGGAGGAGCTCGTGGGCGAGATCCACGACGAGCACGACCGCGGCAGGGCCGAAGCGGTCGATGCCGGTGATGGCACCTGGCACGTCTCCGCACGCCTGCAGATCGATGAGCTCGGCGACCTGTTCGGGCTCAACCTGGACGACGAGGACGTCGACACGGTCGGCGGGCTCGTGCAGAAGGAGCTCGGCCGCATTGCGGAGGTCGGCGACGTCGTCGAGACCGATGGCCTGCACATCGAGGTGCGATCGATCGACGGTCGCGGGCGCAACGCAGGGGAGATGGGCGTGTGGCGCACCTCCGAACCTGACGAGCAGACAGCACCCGAGGGGGCGGCATGA
- a CDS encoding DnaJ C-terminal domain-containing protein has protein sequence MTDHYETLGVARDAGQDEIKKAYRKLARELHPDVNPSAEASDRFKDVTHAYDVLGDAQSRAEYDRGPTAGAGSFGFGDIFEQFFGGGGRTSGPRSRRQPGQDSLLRVDLDLADVVFGVHRELRVQTAVLCETCEGAATEPGTSPERCMQCGGSGHVQRQVRSLLGNVVTSQPCVVCQGYGTVIPQPCHTCAGHGRVRAERTIPVDIPAGVDTGLRIQMPGQGEVGEGGGPAGTLYLEINVRHHEVFSRDGDDLLGTVEVSMPDAALGARATLEGIDGPIEVEVRPGTQSGDVISIADRGVTRLRGAGRGDLKLGVQVLTPTKTDRRTEELLRELRERTKAPGPQLSQFRQGLFAKMRDRFRL, from the coding sequence GTGACAGACCACTACGAGACCCTCGGCGTCGCGCGTGACGCCGGCCAGGACGAGATCAAGAAGGCGTACCGCAAGCTCGCCCGCGAGCTGCATCCGGATGTGAATCCGAGCGCTGAGGCGTCGGACCGCTTCAAGGACGTCACGCACGCCTACGACGTGCTGGGCGACGCCCAGTCGCGCGCGGAGTACGACCGCGGCCCGACCGCGGGCGCGGGCTCGTTCGGCTTCGGCGACATCTTCGAGCAGTTCTTCGGCGGCGGTGGCCGCACGAGCGGCCCGCGCTCGCGCCGGCAGCCCGGGCAGGACAGCCTGCTGCGCGTCGACCTCGATCTCGCCGACGTCGTCTTCGGCGTGCATCGCGAGCTGCGCGTGCAGACCGCAGTGCTCTGCGAGACGTGCGAGGGCGCCGCTACCGAGCCGGGCACGAGCCCCGAGCGCTGCATGCAGTGCGGCGGCTCCGGCCACGTGCAGCGCCAGGTGCGATCGCTGCTCGGCAACGTCGTCACCAGCCAGCCCTGCGTCGTCTGCCAGGGCTACGGCACCGTCATCCCGCAGCCGTGCCACACCTGCGCGGGCCACGGCCGCGTGCGCGCGGAGCGCACGATCCCCGTTGACATCCCGGCCGGCGTCGACACCGGCCTGCGCATCCAGATGCCCGGCCAGGGCGAGGTCGGCGAGGGCGGTGGGCCTGCTGGCACGCTGTACCTCGAGATCAACGTGCGCCATCACGAGGTCTTCAGCCGCGACGGCGACGACCTGCTCGGCACGGTCGAGGTCTCGATGCCGGATGCCGCGCTCGGCGCGCGCGCGACGCTGGAAGGCATCGACGGGCCCATCGAGGTCGAGGTGCGCCCCGGCACGCAGTCGGGCGACGTGATCTCGATCGCGGACCGCGGCGTGACGCGCCTGCGCGGGGCGGGTCGCGGCGACCTCAAGCTCGGTGTGCAGGTGCTCACACCCACGAAGACCGACCGACGCACCGAGGAGCTGCTGCGCGAGCTGCGCGAGCGCACGAAGGCGCCGGGGCCGCAGCTGTCGCAGTTCCGGCAGGGTCTCTTCGCCAAGATGCGCGACCGCTTCCGGCTCTGA
- the ybeY gene encoding rRNA maturation RNase YbeY produces MSIDLLNESGMAVDETQLLRLVAFDLQELFVHPHAEVSIALVDVGSMEQLHVQWMDEAGPTDVLSFPMDELRPGTPGRVTPAGLLGDIVLCPEVAREQAKEAGHDLMAELRLLTTHGLLHLLGFDHAEPSERDEMFALQDKLLAAFDAQDSGAPGRIR; encoded by the coding sequence ATGTCGATCGATCTGCTGAACGAGTCCGGCATGGCGGTGGACGAAACGCAGCTGCTGCGGCTGGTCGCATTCGACCTGCAGGAGCTCTTCGTCCACCCGCACGCCGAGGTGTCGATCGCGCTCGTCGACGTGGGCAGCATGGAGCAGCTGCACGTGCAGTGGATGGACGAGGCCGGCCCGACCGATGTGCTGTCGTTCCCGATGGACGAGCTGCGGCCCGGAACGCCCGGCCGCGTCACCCCAGCCGGGCTGCTGGGCGACATCGTGCTGTGCCCGGAGGTCGCGCGCGAGCAGGCGAAGGAGGCCGGCCACGATCTCATGGCAGAGCTGCGCCTGCTCACCACCCACGGCTTGCTGCACCTGCTCGGCTTCGATCACGCCGAGCCGAGCGAGCGCGACGAGATGTTCGCGCTCCAGGACAAGCTGCTCGCAGCGTTCGATGCGCAGGACAGCGGCGCTCCCGGCCGCATCCGCTGA
- a CDS encoding PhoH family protein has translation MVRLLGPQDRLLTRLEREHPDVQVAVRGNLVTLTGPEQEVEVATRLVQELVDLVRQGTDLTDREVGEGTRILRQDSTRSLADAIGEVILTSKGKSIRAKTEGQRDYVEAIDQHTIVFGIGPAGTGKTYLAMAKAVQALHRKEVSRIILTRPAVEAGERLGFLPGTLTDKIDPYLRPLFDALNEMMDPELLPKLLATGVVEVAPLAYMRGRTLNDSFIVLDEAQNTSPEQMKMFLTRLGFGSKMVVTGDATQVDLPAGTSGLQVAKQVLHRLDDIHFATLTSADVVRHTLVGEIVDAYTEHDQRQMARTARASQHHARGRRS, from the coding sequence ATGGTGCGGCTGCTCGGGCCGCAGGACCGGCTGCTGACGCGCTTGGAGCGCGAGCACCCCGACGTGCAGGTGGCGGTGCGAGGCAATCTCGTCACGCTCACCGGCCCCGAGCAGGAGGTCGAGGTCGCCACACGACTCGTGCAGGAGCTCGTCGACCTCGTGCGCCAGGGCACCGACCTCACCGACAGGGAGGTGGGCGAGGGAACGCGCATCCTGCGCCAGGACTCCACGCGCAGCCTCGCCGACGCGATCGGCGAGGTCATCCTCACGTCCAAGGGCAAGTCGATCCGAGCCAAGACCGAAGGCCAGCGCGACTACGTCGAAGCGATCGACCAGCACACGATCGTGTTCGGCATCGGGCCAGCCGGCACCGGCAAGACCTACCTGGCGATGGCCAAGGCCGTGCAGGCCCTGCACCGCAAGGAGGTCAGCCGCATCATCCTGACGCGCCCGGCCGTGGAGGCAGGCGAGCGGCTGGGATTCCTGCCCGGCACGCTCACCGACAAGATCGACCCCTACCTGCGGCCGCTGTTCGACGCGCTCAACGAGATGATGGATCCCGAGCTGCTGCCGAAGCTGCTCGCCACGGGTGTCGTCGAGGTCGCGCCGCTGGCCTACATGCGCGGTCGCACGCTGAACGACTCGTTCATCGTGCTCGATGAGGCGCAGAACACCAGCCCCGAGCAGATGAAGATGTTCCTCACGCGCCTCGGCTTCGGCTCGAAGATGGTCGTCACCGGCGATGCGACGCAGGTCGACCTGCCGGCGGGAACCTCCGGCCTGCAGGTCGCGAAGCAGGTGCTGCACCGCCTCGACGACATCCACTTCGCCACGCTGACCAGTGCCGACGTGGTGCGGCACACGCTCGTGGGCGAGATCGTGGATGCCTACACCGAGCACGACCAGCGGCAGATGGCGCGCACCGCGCGCGCATCCCAGCACCACGCACGCGGAAGGCGCAGCTGA
- the hemW gene encoding radical SAM family heme chaperone HemW, whose product MARLPEGETAPADGALPAGTAADAPFGVYIHVPFCSVRCGYCDFNTYTADELRGATRAGYPADVAAEIELAARVLGDLGPLRPMQTVFFGGGTPTLLPAGDLVRMLQGVTAAFGLADGAEVTTEANPDSIDAAGLRQLRDGGVTRVSFGMQSARSHVLAALDRTHDPARVPLVVEWAREAGLEVSLDLIYGAPGESLDDWQASLDAAIAMQPDHISAYALIVEEGTALARRIRRGELTTPDDDLQAAMYEAADASLAAAGYAWYEVSNWAKEHRVARHNLAYWRGHDWWGFGPGAHSHVGGVRWWNVKHPAAYRDRLLAGASPALAREVLDDETRRVERVLLESRIAEGLAIDLLEPEGRVAVAGLVAEGLADGRAALAGRVVPTLRGRLLADAVVRRLLP is encoded by the coding sequence GTGGCTCGGCTGCCCGAGGGCGAGACGGCGCCGGCGGATGGCGCGCTGCCCGCGGGCACCGCGGCCGACGCGCCGTTCGGCGTCTACATCCACGTGCCGTTCTGCTCGGTGCGCTGCGGCTACTGCGACTTCAACACCTACACGGCCGACGAGCTGCGCGGCGCCACCAGAGCCGGCTACCCGGCAGACGTCGCCGCCGAGATCGAGCTCGCCGCGCGCGTGCTCGGCGACCTCGGACCGCTGCGGCCGATGCAGACCGTCTTCTTCGGCGGCGGCACGCCGACGCTGCTGCCCGCCGGTGACCTGGTGCGGATGCTGCAGGGCGTGACCGCCGCGTTCGGCCTCGCCGACGGCGCCGAGGTGACGACCGAGGCGAACCCGGACTCGATCGATGCGGCCGGGCTGCGGCAGCTGCGCGATGGCGGCGTCACCCGCGTGTCGTTCGGCATGCAGTCGGCGAGGTCGCACGTGCTGGCGGCGCTCGATCGCACTCACGACCCGGCGCGCGTGCCGCTCGTGGTCGAGTGGGCCAGGGAGGCGGGCCTGGAGGTCAGCCTCGACCTCATCTACGGCGCACCTGGGGAATCGCTCGACGACTGGCAGGCCTCGCTCGACGCGGCGATCGCGATGCAGCCCGACCACATCTCCGCCTACGCGCTGATCGTCGAGGAGGGCACGGCGCTGGCCCGGCGGATCCGTCGCGGCGAGCTCACGACCCCCGACGACGACCTGCAGGCAGCGATGTACGAGGCAGCGGATGCCTCGCTCGCCGCCGCGGGCTACGCCTGGTACGAGGTCTCCAACTGGGCGAAGGAGCACCGCGTCGCGCGGCACAACCTCGCCTACTGGCGCGGGCACGACTGGTGGGGCTTCGGGCCCGGCGCGCACAGCCACGTCGGCGGCGTGCGCTGGTGGAACGTGAAGCATCCCGCGGCGTATCGCGATCGACTGCTCGCGGGCGCCTCACCGGCCCTCGCTCGTGAGGTGCTGGACGACGAGACGCGCCGCGTCGAGCGCGTGCTGCTCGAATCCCGCATCGCGGAGGGGCTGGCGATCGACCTGCTCGAGCCCGAGGGGCGCGTCGCCGTCGCGGGGCTCGTCGCCGAGGGGCTGGCAGACGGAAGAGCCGCCCTCGCCGGCCGGGTGGTCCCGACGCTGCGAGGGCGGCTCCTGGCCGACGCCGTGGTGCGCCGACTGCTGCCGTGA
- a CDS encoding DUF4870 domain-containing protein, whose protein sequence is MSDPNTPRAEGVDPAEQPADGFAVTDEQHATPSAPAAPAAPGVGEPAQSFSSAPVAPEPAPGQPAFSAGEGDQSWQQNQQPGAADAASGSAPAYGQGGAPGYGQPGQAQGGQAQGGQAQGGQAPHAQHGQHGQPQQGQPGQPQYGAAGQPQYGQPGQPQYGAPGQPQYGGASPMSPVDEKNAGMWGHLSGLSTIVTGGYGGWIGPLIVFLIYKDRSAFARQESKEALNFGILMTIAAVGLLVLGTILSIVGIGLILLALWWIPGLLQVIFSIIGAMRVNGGGSYRYPFNWRIVK, encoded by the coding sequence ATGTCTGATCCGAACACGCCTCGAGCAGAGGGCGTCGATCCCGCCGAGCAGCCCGCTGACGGCTTCGCCGTGACCGACGAGCAGCACGCGACGCCGAGCGCTCCGGCAGCTCCCGCCGCACCCGGCGTCGGCGAGCCCGCGCAGTCCTTCTCCTCCGCGCCCGTCGCGCCCGAGCCGGCACCGGGGCAGCCCGCGTTCAGCGCCGGCGAGGGCGACCAGAGCTGGCAGCAGAACCAGCAGCCGGGCGCCGCCGACGCCGCCTCGGGCAGCGCGCCCGCGTATGGGCAGGGCGGTGCGCCCGGCTACGGTCAGCCCGGCCAGGCCCAGGGGGGTCAGGCCCAGGGCGGTCAGGCACAGGGCGGTCAGGCACCGCATGCGCAGCACGGTCAGCACGGTCAGCCCCAGCAGGGCCAGCCCGGCCAGCCCCAGTACGGCGCCGCCGGTCAGCCGCAGTACGGTCAGCCCGGCCAGCCCCAGTACGGCGCCCCCGGTCAGCCGCAGTACGGCGGCGCGTCACCGATGTCGCCAGTCGACGAGAAGAACGCGGGCATGTGGGGTCACCTGTCCGGCCTGTCGACGATCGTGACCGGCGGCTACGGCGGCTGGATCGGCCCGCTGATCGTCTTCCTCATCTACAAGGACCGCAGCGCATTCGCCCGTCAGGAGTCGAAGGAGGCGCTCAACTTCGGCATTCTGATGACGATCGCGGCCGTCGGCCTGCTCGTGCTCGGCACGATCCTCAGCATCGTCGGCATCGGCCTCATCCTGCTGGCGCTCTGGTGGATCCCGGGTCTGCTGCAGGTGATCTTCTCGATCATCGGCGCGATGCGCGTGAACGGCGGCGGCTCGTACCGCTACCCGTTCAACTGGCGCATCGTGAAGTAG
- a CDS encoding DUF1990 domain-containing protein: protein MTTPIRDRATNYGSVGATAHFDFHRFPPKGFEVVQLRSRIGHGRPRYDAAVAALRTWKIQRLAGIEVDVVGTEDGSTYRPVGFEGTEATRAASIEPQQDFGPDGEPFLQPGDSVDQRVRFLGLQIHAPMRVIAVEEEPSSHGVILGTLDGHPEAGEERFTIEIAEDETVFLHFRAIVRNAKWWVKAGAPVAKAMRSKYHDRYLTVLRSIDVR from the coding sequence ATGACCACCCCCATCCGCGATCGCGCGACGAACTACGGCTCGGTGGGCGCCACGGCGCACTTCGACTTCCACCGCTTCCCGCCGAAGGGCTTCGAGGTCGTGCAGCTGCGCAGCCGCATCGGCCACGGCCGGCCGCGCTACGACGCCGCAGTCGCCGCGCTGCGCACCTGGAAGATCCAGCGGCTCGCCGGCATCGAGGTCGACGTGGTCGGCACCGAGGACGGCAGCACCTACCGCCCGGTCGGCTTCGAGGGCACCGAGGCGACGCGTGCGGCGAGCATCGAGCCGCAGCAGGACTTCGGTCCCGACGGTGAGCCGTTCCTGCAGCCGGGGGACTCCGTCGATCAGCGCGTGCGCTTCCTGGGGCTGCAGATCCACGCCCCCATGCGCGTGATCGCCGTGGAGGAGGAGCCGTCGAGCCACGGCGTGATCCTCGGCACCCTCGACGGGCACCCCGAGGCCGGCGAGGAGCGCTTCACGATCGAGATCGCCGAGGATGAGACCGTCTTCCTGCACTTCCGCGCCATCGTGCGCAACGCGAAGTGGTGGGTGAAGGCCGGCGCTCCCGTCGCCAAGGCGATGCGCAGCAAGTACCACGACCGCTACCTGACGGTGCTGCGGTCCATCGACGTCCGCTGA